The sequence below is a genomic window from Shinella zoogloeoides.
GGCATCGGCGAGGTAGTTGTAAATCGAGGCGCGCGAGGCACCGATAAGGCCGGCGAGATGATCGACCGCATTGCGGGTCTGGAACAGGCCGCGCTCGTCGAGCGCGCCGACAAGCGCCACCCGGTCGGCCTTCCTGAGCGCCGTCAGCGCCAGCCCGCGGCCACGCAGCCAGTCGTGCAGGGCCGTGTTGATCGCCTCCCGCCAGTCGCCGGCGAAGAGCGAGGGCGGCCGCAAGGCCGGTGCGCCGGCGAAGGCGGCAAGCAGCTTCGCCGCCGCGTCGAAATGCGAGACGTCCATGTTGATGCAGAAGAGGCCGATTGCCTGGCCGAACTCGTCCTTCAGCACGGCCGTCACCGATTTGAGCCGCCGCCCATCCTCCCCCGTCTTCTCATAGGGACCGTAGACGCCGGCCTCCCCCGCCTCTTCCAGCTCGTTTTCGACGAGCGATTCCGTGCCCGCCTTGCGGCCGGAAAAGGCATTCCAAATGCCGGCGATCAGCCCTGTCTCGAGATCGTGCAGCACGACTTCGGCATGGGGATAGAACAGAGTGGAGACGGCGGCGGCCGTCGTGGCGTGCTGGCGGAGCAGCAGGTCGGCGTTTGATGAATCGAACATGGCGACAAACAATCCAAAACTGGAATTTTTGTCAATATTAGATTTTTAGTCCAACACCCTTTCGCAGGCTTGCAGCTCTCTTTTCGCCGTCCTATCCAAGGACAGCACGATTCTCAGGGGGATGATATGAGCGCCGACCTTGCTGCCTTTCCGGATCGGGAAACCGTGGCCGACAAGTTCGCGGCCCTTGGCGAGGGCGATGAGGCCTATCTGCGCCTTCTCATGGAAAATCCGCTTCAGGACGAGAACCTGCTGGAAGGTCTTACGGTTCATCTCGACCGCGCCGCGAGCGCGCGCTTCCTCAATTCGCTGAAGCTGGAAAGGCTCGGCGAATGGCTGGGCGAAGCCGCGCCCGCACGCCTGCAGATACGCTTGACGGAAATCGCCCGCTCCAGCCAGCACGCCGCCCATGCCGCCTTCCGCACCGGCCTCGCGCGCTCCGGCGGCCTCGAACGCGCCTATCCGAAGGCCTGATCGGCGGGGACCGCCAGCGGCCCGAAGGATTTGCGGATCATGTCCGCCATGCCATCGATCGCCGGTCCGCCGCGCCGCGGGTTGCGCTTCAGCACGACGCGGGACGAATCGATGAGCGCAAAGCCGTCCGCGGCGGTCAGTTCCCGCGCACCGTGCGGAATATTGCTGCGCGCGAGCGGGGCGATGGCAAGCCCGCTCGCGACCGCCGAGCGCAAGCCACCGCTGGTGTCGCTGGTATAGGCGACGCGATATGGGATGGAATGACGCTCCAGCGAGCGCTGGGCAAACTCCCGGCACCAGACCGACCGCCGATAGAACGCGACGGGCACCGGCCGCTCCAGATGCAGATTGTGCGCGAGCGAGGCGGCCCAGACGGTCGGGTCGATAGCCAGAAGCTCGCCCGAGATATCTCCATCCCATTCGAAGATGACGGCAAGGTCGAGCTTGTCCGCCTCCAGCGCCTCCATCTGCTGCACCGTGTAGCCGCAGAAGACCGTCACCTCCGTCCCGGGATTGGTCTCGGCAAAAGCGGCGAGCGCGCCGGGCAGGACCGTCTGGTTGTATTCCTCGGGAATGCCGACCCGCACCGGTCCGTCCAGCGGCATGGTGCGCATCGCCGCCGTCGTTTCATCGACGAGCCCGACGATGCGCTGGGCGTAAGGCAGAAGCCGCCTGCCCTCCAACGTGAGCGCAACGCCGCGCGGGCCGCGCTCGAAAAGCGCAAGACCGACTGCATCTTCCAGCTTGCGCACCTGCATGCTGACGGCCGACTGCGTGCGACCGAGCTTTTCGCCGGCATGCGTGACATTGCCGGCCTGGGCAACGGCCACGAAGATTCTGAGCAGATCGCTTTCGAGAGGAGGATACATGGCGCCATCGCTTTTCCTGATGCCTGCCATCATCGCTATTCGTTTGTGAAATGTCTACCGGTTTGCTTGGCTCTTGCCGAGGAATGAAAGGCAATGGCCATGGGTATTTTCGGAAAAGTGCTGGAGTTTGTGAAGCGCTATTGTCAGTCACGGGCGGAACGGGAAGCCTTGCGGCTGCTTATCGCGCGGGGCGACGAGCGCCTGTTGCGCGATGTCGGGCTGAGACTGGTCGAGATGGAGAACGAGACCCTGCGCTGCGAACCCCTGCCCCAAACGAAGGAGAGGCGCTGGACGGCGCCCCTCATCCGGCTGTCGCCACCTTCTCCCCGCAAGCGGGGCGAAGGGGATGCGGCACCGCTTTCCTCAAGCACAAGACCGAACGGGAATGAAAAAGCCCTCGGCTTGTTTCCTTCTCCCCGCCTGCGGGGAGAAGGCGGCCGGCAGGCCGGATGAGGGGCAACCTGCCCTACTCGGCCTTCTCGCCCGACAGCCCGCCGGCAAGCTGAACGAGTTTCAGGAATTCGGCCCGATAGCCGAACGGGTCGTTGCCCCTTGCGGCTTCGGCAAGGCCGAGGATCGAGCCGTAGGCATAGTCCTGCAGCGCCGACACGCCCTTCAGCTTCTGCCCGAAGGCGGCCACGGCCACCGAGAAGCGGATGTCGGCGGAAGCCGCGTTCACATCGGTCACCGCATTGGCATCCGTCACGGGCATGGTGACGAGCTCGCTTTTATCGCCATCCGGCTTCTTCCAGCGCATCTTCAGGAAGGCAAGCTCGCCGCTCCCCGCCGCCGGCGTTGCGGATGCCTCGCCCTTGCCGTAGCGCAGCGGGTCGTTCAGCACGGCGGGGCTGCCCTTCGGCGTCACCTCGTAGATCGCGGTGACGCGATGGCCGGAGCCGATGTCGCCGGCATCCACCTTGTCGTTGTTGAAATCCTCGCGGTTCAGCACGCGGGTCTCATAGCCGATCAGGCGATATTCGGCGATGCGGTCCGGATTGAACTCGATCTGGAACTTCACGTCCTTGGCGATCGGGAAGAGCGAGGAGCCCGCCTCCTCGACAAGCGCCTTCTGCGCCTCGGCGAGCGTATCGATATAGGCGGCTGTGCCGTTGCCGTTCTGCGCCAGCGTCTGCATCATGCCGTCATTGTAGTTGCCGCGGCCGAAGCCGAGCACGGAGAGGAAGATGCCGCTCTTGCGGCGCTCCTCGATGATGCGCTTCAGGTCCTCATCGCTTGCCGGGCCGACATTGAAATCGCCGTCCGTCGCCAGCATGACGCGGTTGACGCCGTCCTTCTTGAAGGCTTTTTGGGCGAGCTTGTAGGCCGCCTCGATGCCCTCCGCGCCCGCCGTGGAGCCGCCGGGCTGGAGATCGTCGATAGCATCGAGGATCTTCTCGCGCTCCTTCGCCGCCGTCGGCTCCAGCACCACGCCGGCATCGCCGGCATAGGTAACGATCGAGACCGTGTCCGTATCCTTAAGTTTGCCGACGAGCAGGCGGAAGGCGCTCTTCAGAAGCGGCAGCTTGTCCGTCTCGTCCATCGAGCCGGAAACGTCGATGAGGAAGACGAGATTGGCGGCGGGCTGTTCCGTTGGCACCGTATCGAAGCCCTTGATGCCGATATGCAGCAGCTCCGTGCCCTTGTTCCACGGCGTCGGCATGACGGTGACGGTGGCGTTGAACGGTTTCTCCGCCGTCTCCGGCCCCTTCCAGTCATAGGGGAAGTAGTTGACCAGCTCCTCTACGCGCACCGCCTCGGCGTCCGGCAGGCTGCCGCCGAGCAGCGAGCGGCGCACATAGGAATAGGACGCCGTGTCGACATCGGCCGAGAAGGTCGAGACCGGGTCGGTCGCCACGCTCTTCACCGGGTTCGGGTCGGCGGAGGCAAAGCGCTCGCGATCTTCTTCCGGTATGGGCATGGCAATGGCGTCCACCGCGACGGACGGCTGCACGGCCGTCCGGCTCAGTTCCTGCGTGGCGGCCGCCCCGCCGAGCGCGAAAGATTCCGGCGCGGCGGCAAGCGCCTCCGCCTCCTCGCGGATTTCGGCAAGCGGCTCTGCCGCCAGCGTGTTCGTTGCCTGCGCGGTATCGGCCGCCGCCTTCGCCTTGGCGCTGGCGTCTGCTTGCGTGGATTGGCGCGCCTCCGCTTCCTGACCCGCCTTGTTCAGCAGAACGGCGGTCTCATCGGCGGAGGGCTCACTCTTCTTCACTTCCTGCTTGCGCATGCGAAGATCCTGGCCGACGGGCTTTTCGGCGATTTCCGTTTCGCTCGTCAGCGGCACCGTTCCGTTGCGCACCAGTTCATAGGTGACGAGGCCGGCAACGGGCACGACGAGCAGCGTGGCAAGGGCCGAGCCGGCGAGAAGTCTGCGGTTCATGATGGGGCTCCATATCCAGTTGAAGATGGAGCTTCGACGCCCGCCATCGGCCGAACCTTGGGGGGCACCTGCATTTTTTTCCGCATCGTCGAAAGCCTGCATGGCGGCGGCAAGCGTCCGCGCCCGCG
It includes:
- a CDS encoding helix-turn-helix transcriptional regulator, with protein sequence MFDSSNADLLLRQHATTAAAVSTLFYPHAEVVLHDLETGLIAGIWNAFSGRKAGTESLVENELEEAGEAGVYGPYEKTGEDGRRLKSVTAVLKDEFGQAIGLFCINMDVSHFDAAAKLLAAFAGAPALRPPSLFAGDWREAINTALHDWLRGRGLALTALRKADRVALVGALDERGLFQTRNAVDHLAGLIGASRASIYNYLADARRQSQKDRTP
- a CDS encoding vWA domain-containing protein, giving the protein MTDLDLEKLGRRAPPAADASARARTLAAAMQAFDDAEKNAGAPQGSADGGRRSSIFNWIWSPIMNRRLLAGSALATLLVVPVAGLVTYELVRNGTVPLTSETEIAEKPVGQDLRMRKQEVKKSEPSADETAVLLNKAGQEAEARQSTQADASAKAKAAADTAQATNTLAAEPLAEIREEAEALAAAPESFALGGAAATQELSRTAVQPSVAVDAIAMPIPEEDRERFASADPNPVKSVATDPVSTFSADVDTASYSYVRRSLLGGSLPDAEAVRVEELVNYFPYDWKGPETAEKPFNATVTVMPTPWNKGTELLHIGIKGFDTVPTEQPAANLVFLIDVSGSMDETDKLPLLKSAFRLLVGKLKDTDTVSIVTYAGDAGVVLEPTAAKEREKILDAIDDLQPGGSTAGAEGIEAAYKLAQKAFKKDGVNRVMLATDGDFNVGPASDEDLKRIIEERRKSGIFLSVLGFGRGNYNDGMMQTLAQNGNGTAAYIDTLAEAQKALVEEAGSSLFPIAKDVKFQIEFNPDRIAEYRLIGYETRVLNREDFNNDKVDAGDIGSGHRVTAIYEVTPKGSPAVLNDPLRYGKGEASATPAAGSGELAFLKMRWKKPDGDKSELVTMPVTDANAVTDVNAASADIRFSVAVAAFGQKLKGVSALQDYAYGSILGLAEAARGNDPFGYRAEFLKLVQLAGGLSGEKAE
- a CDS encoding LysR family transcriptional regulator yields the protein MYPPLESDLLRIFVAVAQAGNVTHAGEKLGRTQSAVSMQVRKLEDAVGLALFERGPRGVALTLEGRRLLPYAQRIVGLVDETTAAMRTMPLDGPVRVGIPEEYNQTVLPGALAAFAETNPGTEVTVFCGYTVQQMEALEADKLDLAVIFEWDGDISGELLAIDPTVWAASLAHNLHLERPVPVAFYRRSVWCREFAQRSLERHSIPYRVAYTSDTSGGLRSAVASGLAIAPLARSNIPHGARELTAADGFALIDSSRVVLKRNPRRGGPAIDGMADMIRKSFGPLAVPADQAFG